From Methanomicrobia archaeon:
ATCCTGCTGGCGAACCATGCGAAGACAGAAGAGAGCGGCTTTGTGCTCGGCGAAGGGATTTTAAAGAATTTCTTGAAACGAAGTAAGGGAAAAGAAACGAATCTATCGTTCGTGCAATTGGAATACAGCAGCAGGATTTTGATTCGGTGGCTGGTGAAGCCCGGCGATGAGCATGTATACGGGACGATACGGGGCGTTTTTAGCGAGTTCGAGGCGAGAGAGCCGTACAAGCCCGAATCACGTTGTAAGAAAGAATCCGGTCTCGTGTACCGGGAGATACGAGGCGTGCATCCGGGGGAGAAGATCGTTGTGGATGGCGTTATCATCGGCACCGCCTCCTCTGAGAGCGGGACGAACCGTGTTACGCTGGTGGTGAAAGATGGAAACATCGTCGAACTCGTGGGCGGCACATTAATAGCGCATAACCTGGAGAAACTGCCACCGTTAGATCTGGAGCGGGAGATGGTGAAAACCGCATCGGTGATCAGACGTACGACGCCGAAACGGGTGGAACGCGGCGAACTGCAGAATAATCCAAGAACTAAGAAGCTCGTATGCTTCTTCTTCACCGTTGAGACGCTTTTCCCAAAACTCGCGCGGGCGGATTGCGCAGTTGCAGTTGCAGTGACCATAGGAGATGATACGA
This genomic window contains:
- a CDS encoding DUF2117 domain-containing protein → MKPVGLLVHGPEVVDEGEVERALEALKEAGFTVEAALGGITGKTAVIDAGMQRVIDISKDMRPSEVIDDFLQRGIDFILLANHAKTEESGFVLGEGILKNFLKRSKGKETNLSFVQLEYSSRILIRWLVKPGDEHVYGTIRGVFSEFEAREPYKPESRCKKESGLVYREIRGVHPGEKIVVDGVIIGTASSESGTNRVTLVVKDGNIVELVGGTLIAHNLEKLPPLDLEREMVKTASVIRRTTPKRVERGELQNNPRTKKLVCFFFTVETLFPKLARADCAVAVAVTIGDDTTSIAGDILKRFGIPMIGITDGDADGLITGIESGALEEYAQFLPQGSVIIRLKPETDDVIGERVKEDIFKGSDEIVLDGDIETRIEELKHRILELAKDDIIGVLDSSPRRAKEEAKEL